The Flavobacteriales bacterium genome contains the following window.
CGAACACCATCGTGTGCTGGTGTACCCACGACCGGGGGCAGAGCTGCACCGGCAGCAAGCTGTTTTTGCCGAGCACGCCAACGTGCAATGGGTGGAGGCCCCGCTCATGGACCTGAGCAGCACGCGCATCCGTCAACGTGTTCGCGATGGGCAGGACATCAGCGGCATGGTGCCACCGGCCGTGAAGGACTACATCCTGGCGAACGGCCTCTACAAGGACTGAAGCAATTCCTGGGGCAGCGTTACCGTGCGCAAGAGGTGATCGCGGAGAACGGCAACGGCTTTGTCGTACTGGTATTCGTTCACCACGTGCAGATCGCACAAGTGGCGGTGCGGCAACAGGTACTGACGGTAAGCCGGCAGCACGTGGTTCTCCCACTGGTAGCGCACATCATCAGGCCCGTAGCCACGCTCAGCCGCATCGCGCAGCAGGCGCCGCTGCAACTGAGTCTCTTCGCTGGCCTCCACGAACACTTTCAGGTCGAACATGCCGCGTGTGGGGGCATGGTCCAGCACGAAAAGGCCTTCCGTTACGATCACCGGGGCCGGTTTCAACTCGAACCACTGAGCCTCCTTAGCGTTGTTGTTGAAGGTGTATTCCTTCTTGTAGATCGGTTCGCCCCCGGCCAGGCTCTCCAGGTCGCGGGCCATCGCATCAAGGTCAATGGCCCCAGGCAGGTCGAAGTTGACCTTGCCATTGGCATCGCTTACTTGCCTCTCGATAGGGTGGTAGTAGTCGTCCTGGCTCACCACACAAATGCTGCCCTCGGGCATCACCCGCTTCAGCGCCCGTATCAAGCTGGTCTTGCCGCTGCCGCTTCCTCCTGCAATGCCGACGAAGTAGGGTTTCTGCTGCATGGGCACGGTGGGTGGTCGGCGAAAATAGGGTGCCGTCATCGGCCAGAGCATCCCCTCGCCATCCAGGACAGGCACCCACCCGGC
Protein-coding sequences here:
- a CDS encoding zeta toxin family protein, which translates into the protein MQQKPYFVGIAGGSGSGKTSLIRALKRVMPEGSICVVSQDDYYHPIERQVSDANGKVNFDLPGAIDLDAMARDLESLAGGEPIYKKEYTFNNNAKEAQWFELKPAPVIVTEGLFVLDHAPTRGMFDLKVFVEASEETQLQRRLLRDAAERGYGPDDVRYQWENHVLPAYRQYLLPHRHLCDLHVVNEYQYDKAVAVLRDHLLRTVTLPQELLQSL